One Euwallacea similis isolate ESF13 chromosome 16, ESF131.1, whole genome shotgun sequence DNA segment encodes these proteins:
- the Taf7 gene encoding transcription initiation factor TFIID subunit 7, translated as MYSKNKESDDGPAELESQFILRLPLEPAKVLKEAIKNSENLKDRFNIKIEDDMRHAEVRLDHWLLPGKVVDMPSIIESLKTIDSKNFYKTADICQMLLCKEEEDQFTEDENPQKKKKDPNKVDKKYLWPHGITPPTKNVRKRRFRKTLKKKYVEAPEIEKELKRLLRIDNDAVSVKWEVINEDDENKVNKGSVVIKKEIVDPELQPKVAEDDIFGGAVSDSEDEDAHLNVLDVMDENSQNSADDSHLTDSNSVLNNSADQKLITEFSSEMFESKFDASASMLQEVDYYAPSGSGMSFSEQNLSFAEPNLSRESVEAKLDELNSELNDIKAKRVEQEIKIGSIENLALRQRFQANVERLLQEQIEKEHDVYQLQELLKQID; from the exons ATGTACTCAAAAAATAAGGAATCTGATGATGGACCAGCTGAACTGGAATCACAATTTATTTTGCGTTTGCCACTT GAACCTGCAAAGGTACTAAAAGAAGCTATCAAAAATAGCGAAAACCTGAAAGAccgttttaatattaaaattgaagatgATATGAGACATGCTGAAGTAAGGCTAGATCACTGGTTGCTTCCAGGCAAAGTGGTTGATATGCCTTCCATAATAGAGTCATTAAAAACTATAGACagtaagaatttttataaaactgcaGATATTTGTCAGATGTTACTCTGCAAAGAAGAAGAAGATCAGTTTACTGAAGATGAGAATCcacagaaaaagaaaaagg ATCCAAACAAGGTTGATAAGAAGTACCTTTGGCCTCATGGCATTACTCCaccaacaaaaaatgtaaggAAACGTAGATTTaggaaaactttaaagaaaaaatatgtggaAGCACCTGAGATTGAAAAGGAACTGAAGAGGCTATTGAGGATTGACAATGATGCA gTAAGCGTTAAATGGGAAGTAATTAATGAAGACGACGAAAACAAAGTAAACAAGGGATCTGTTGTAATTAAAAAGGAGATCGTGGACCCCGAGCTTCAGCCCAAAGTGGCCGAGGACGATATTTTCGGTGGCGCTGTGAGTGATTCCGAGGATGAAGACGCCCATTTGAATGTCTTGGATGTGATGGATGAAAACAGTCAGAATTCGGCTGACGATAGCCATTTAACTGATTCCAATTCAGTACTAAATAACTCAGCTGATCAAAAACTGATTACTGAGTTTTCAAGTGAAATGTTTGAATCCAAGTTTGACGCTTCTGCTTCTATGCTGCAAGAGGTGGACTATTATGCCCCTTCAGGAAGTGGTATGAGTTTCTCAGAGCAGAATTTGTCATTTGCAGAACCTAATTTAAGTCGAG AATCCGTTGAGGCAAAATTGGATGAATTGAACTCTGAGCTAAATGATATTAAAGCAAAGAGAGTTGAACAGGAAATCAAAATTGGTAGCATCGAAAACTTGGCATTGAGACAACGATTTCAGGCCAATGTGGAACGTTTATTGCAGGAACAGATTGAAAAGGAGCACGATGTTTATCAGTTGCAAGAACTACTCAAACAGATTGACTAG